A window of Leptospira bourretii genomic DNA:
TAATGCAATTCACTATAATGTTTGTTACATCACCACCACTCACACGACCAAATCCATTGCTGATTGTGCAGGTTTGGTTTGAGGGTTTACTTGATACTGTGATTACGTAGTTTGTGCCATCAGGGTAGGATTGTGGGAGATAAAACCTTCCGCTTATGTTAAATGGTGCTTGTTCTGCTGCATTATTCTGCAAAAACATAATACCACTCAACCCAGCAATATTACCTCCAATACGAAAATTTTTGCCCGATCCCGCACTTTCGCGAGCTGCTGATATGGAGGAACTCGCATAATCAGAGACTAACGTCCTTACGATTTGGTCTGATGTTTTGTCCTCCTCTTTCAGAGTACAATTGATAAACATCGTGAATATTAATATAACATAAATTACTGTGCGCATAACACTAATATCTTCGGCAAATATTTTATTTCATAAAGTACATAAGTTAGCCGATAATCAATTCAGGTATTTTACCCAATGGGCCAAAGACTACAAATATTTTCAACAATTGTATTATTTTCTTTTTTATTTTCCATCAGTTGCTCTACGATTCGCAAAAATTATAGGACAATTCGAACTGATGTTTCAACAACTGATTTCAGTAACGGAAAGTTTGGGAAAACACAAAAATTCGTTTTGAGGCGAATCAACCAAAAACCGACTACTTACATTAGTGCGGCGAGAGACAACTTAACCGAAAATTTAAGATATTTCTTAATCAAAAAAGGTGCAAATGTAGAAATCGCCAAAGAGGATGTAATCACACAAGTTACAAATTCAGCGAATAAACCTGAAGCTAATATCTTTACTCCAGAAAAACCTACCGAGCTTTCTAAAGAAGTTATTAAAGAGTTATTGTCTCAACAACAAGGCGAACTTTTGCTTGATGGTTATATTTACGAAAAAGACTTAGGAAACGTTATCGATCCTGATTTTAGTACTGGAATCATTATAAAAGTTTATTCAATAGATGGGACATTGGTAGGAGAGTGCATCATTGGCTCTTTTTATTCTACCAGTGACTTTGAGGTGAATCAAATTTATGCATCTCTCATAGCAGATAAAATTGCTCAAAACTATCTCTCTTATTCAGAGAAATGGTTTAATTTTTTTAAGAAGTAACTTCAGCTTTTCATGTTTAGAAGAATATTCTATATAATGATTATTCCGATTTCCATCATTCTTCCTCAAGCTGGAGAAAAACTCTATCTTGATGTGAGAAAATCTGAAGATGTGGCAATAGAAAATTCACCAGAGTTAAAGTTACTTGGGAGCCAACAAAGAATTAAAGGGCTCATCGTCAATGAAAACTGGAGAAATTATTTTCCAACTGCTTCGGTATCATGGTTTCGAAACTCAAATGTTGTTGAAAATGAGTCGGACAGTCGCTCCCAACGTGTTTCGTTAAATTTAGACCAGGTCATATATGATGGTGGGAGAAGAAAGTTGGCTCTACAAGCGGCAATGCATGACCTTGATCTTTCTAAATATGATTTGTTGCTCTCAATTAATGATTTAAAGTTTAAAACTCGAAATGCCTATTATACAATACTTAGCAATAAAGCACAATTAGAGTTGCAAGAAAGGTCGATTGAGCGACAAAAAGAGCAGTTGAAATTTTCGCAAAGAGAACTTAAGTTAGGTGACACGACAGAAGTGCAAGTTTTGCAGATTTCAAATCGATTGAATGAGATCCAACTCCAACACAAACGAACAGAAATTGCTTACAGTACAGGGTTAGAAGAGTTTAAAATTTTACTAAGGCTGCCCAGTTCTTCAGAAGTTAACCTAAAAGATCGAATTGAAGATGGTTATGATTTTCAATTCAAAACAATATCTGAAAAAGATTTGGTAGACTTAGCATTTCGCTCAAGAGTAGAATTTGATAGAACTAAAGCTGCCGAATTACAAGCTTTATCAGAACATGAAATTGCAAAATCGTATTATATACCAACTTTTTCAGTAGGAAGCTACTATGCATCCGCAGGAGACCGGTATGAGCCCAGACAAAGGGAATATGGTTTTAATTTTAAAATGAGTATGGCTCTAGGAGCAAATACCGTCCAGGATACTTCGAACTATATTTCTCGAAACCAAGATACCGACCGTGCTCTTACCTCCTCTACAACGGTTGGAATCTACGATAATTTACAGTACAAACGAAAAATTGCCCAATCAGGAATCGCCGCTGAACAGGCAAAAATAACAAGAAGACAATTGGATGATATTATACGTATTGAAGTGCATAAGGCGTTGCATAACTATAATGTAACTTGGGAATCTATGTTATTAGCAGATGAAAATGCTGACTCATTTGATAAACGCTTAAAAATCAAACAGAGACAGGTTGAAATTGGAGAAGTGAGACGTGTGGATTTAGCCGAGACTGAGATATTTTATTTAGAAGCCCAAAAAGCAAAAATTAATACTCGAGTTCAGTTTCTCCTTTCGGTATCACAATTGGAAATGGCAGTAGGAGCCAGTTTAGACTCATTAAATTTAATTATGCAAAAAAAAGGGAAAGATGAATAATTTAAGAATAATTTTGGCAATCAGTTTACTCGTAATCAATTATTGCTCTGATAATAAAAATGAAGCAGCAAAAAAAAAGAAAAATACCAATCGATCAGTTTATACTTTAGAACAATCGGACAAGGAACTTACAATAAATCTTTTAGGTACTGTTTCTCACAAAAACAAAGCAGAAGTAAGTTCAAAAGTGATTGGAAGAATTGAAAAAATATTCAAGGAACAAGGACAAAAGGTAAATAAAGGAGAGGCTCTAGCAAAGGTTGAAACATTAAACCTTGAATTACAATTAAAAAAAGATGAAGCGTCTGTTGAAATCCAAAACAAACAAATAGATCTTACCAGAGCAAAATACATCCAAGCTAGACAACGTATTGAAAAAGAAGTTGCCAATATTGAAAAAGCAAAAGCTGAAGAAGCTGAAGCAAAAGCAAATTTAGAAAACTTAAAAAGAACTTTAAACAATAAAAAAGATTTATTTGAAATTGGCGGTGTCTCTGAAACAGAACTGAAAGGCGTTGAAACAGCGATGGTCTCAGCTGAGACAGCATATTTTAAAGCACAAAAGAATTTACTTTCAATCCAAGTTGGTTACAGACCTGAAGATCTCAAAAAAAATGGGTTCAAAGTCCCTACCAATCCTGAGGCTCTTCGTGAAGCATACGTAGATTATAATACTATTGTAGAAAAAGCCGAGCTTGATATGGCAATCGCAAACCTAAAGGCCACTCAAGCAAACATTGAAACTACAAAATTACTCATTAAAGAATCAACACTTCTCTCCCCTTTAGATGGGAAAATAGCTGTACGCAGTTTGTATGTAGGTGAAACAACAAAAGAAGGAACACCAGTGTTTGTTTTAGTTGATGATTCTGAAGTTTTTTTGACCTTCCCTGTAAGCGAAGCAGATATACCTAAATTTCAAGAAGGCAAATACATCGAATTCTCTATAGATGCTTTGGGAAAAGAAAAAAAATTTAAAGGTAAAATCGTAATCGTATCACCAATTCTTGATGCCCAAAGTAGAACAGCTGAAATTAAAGTTGAATTCAAAAACGAAGCAAAGAAATTAAAACCCGGTATGTTTGCTAGAGGAGAATTTCGTTATACTCTTCCAGATGATGGTTTTTTAATTCCTAATAACGGTATCATCCTCTCCGAAGATAAAAAAACAGGGAAAGTATATATCATCAATAAAGATAAACTCGCATTTAGCAAAGAAGTAAGTGTAATTTCAAATGAAGGTGATAAATTTTTAATCACTGGCCCGTTAAACGAAGGTGATAGTATTGTCCTCGGAAATTTAAATGGACTTTCTGATGGACAACCTTGGGACCAATAGTTTGAAGTTAACAAAAAAATTGGCAAGAGAAGGGAAAATCTCGATTGCAGATACATAACTAAAGCTCATTCCGAATATTACCGCTAAAGACATGGGTCTCCAGAACTCTGAACCCTCGTTTGAACCAAATATTCCGGGGATTAATGCAAATATCGTAGTCAACGTAGTCATTCGCATCGCCCTCTTCCGATTGATGACAGCTATTTTCATTTTCTCTGGAAATGGAATTGAATCTTCATTTCTTAATGCATTCTCAATGATCATGATCGCATTGTTAATAGATAAACCTGCTAATAATATGAATCCTATATAAGTTGATACATTGTAGGTTTGTCCAAATATAAAAAGAAAAAATGTAGTCGCAGCGATATTAATGGGAACCATTAACATGATAGGAAAACTAATCCTTAAAGATTGAAACAAAATTGCAAGTGTTCCATAAATCAAACCCACGGCAAATAAAATAAAACCAAACATCTCTATTTGATTTTTTCTAAGCTTTTTGACAGCATCACCTAAATCATAGTAATAATTCTGCGGGAATGGAAATGCTTTAAGCTTTGCCTCAGCTTTTCCCGCATATTCTGATAAACTAATGTCTTTAAAATTTGCGGTAATCGTAACCATTCTTCTTTTGTTTTTTCGATTGATTCGTGTATCCGATTTAGTTCGTTTTGTCTCTAACAAATCGATAAGGGAAACTTTTGAATCATTCACTGGGATCAAAGAATAAGTAAGATCGTCTACGGATCTTCGGTCGTCAGCTCTAAATCTTACACGTATATCGACTTCACGATCTCGGTCAAAAATTTTAGTTGGTATAGATCCTTGTAAAGCGGTCCGAGCAAAGTCTGCAATAAACTGATTGGTTAATCCAGCTAATGCAACTTTATCTTGCCGTAAACTTAACTGGATTTCTTCTTTCCCATCTCTAAATCGAAAAACCACTTGATCAGTTTCTTTAAGTTCCTTAACAGAGTCTGCGACTTCTCTTGAAAGTTTCTTTAATTCTTCTAGGTCGTCACCGATTAAATCAATGTCCAACTCCTTATTGGAACCAAAAGCGTTCGCATCAATATAGTAAACAAAAACACCCTTCACCTCATCTGTTGTACTCCTCAGCTGATTCTTAATATCATCAGGAGAATTTCCACCAAGATCTTTCTTTAATTTAATCGATAAATCAGCATGCCATTTTTCTACTTTGGTAGAAACCTTTTCAACATAAGGATTTTTAGAAATTAATTCTTCGATTAACTTAACACTTCTACTCGTGGCTTCTAGGTTTGTTCCTGTTGGTAACTCAACACTCCCCATTATTTCACGGCTACCAGCAAAATCCACATACTCTTTCCGTATGAAGAACATAAAAACAAATCCCAAAGCAATGATCACTAATAAAGAAATCATTTTTGGATGGATCAATTTGAATCGATGAAATGGGATAGAAACATTATATCGCTCTTTCATGGACCGAAGAAATGCCAGCGGTATTTTTTTTTGATCAAAAAAATCAGAATTTAGAAAGTTCCATTTTTCTGGAACTACACTGCAAAGCATCGGTACAAAAATTAACGAGAGAAAATAAGCAATCAGAATACAGGCAGTAATAGAAGTTGCAAGATCTAAAAAATTATTTTTAAAATCAGCAGATGCATATAACAACGGAATAAAAACAATTATATTTGTAACAGAAGATGCAAGAAGTTCTTTCCATAATTCTTCTATTGATAGAAAAATAGGATCCGAAACATGGTTCGAAATATTAGAGTTAATCCGTTCGATTACTACAATAGAACTATCAATGAGAACTCCAACGCCCAAAGCAAGACCTGCTAATGTCATGATATTTAATGACTTTTCAAGCGAATCTAAAATAACAAAAGATAAAATGACAGCAATCGGAATCGTGATGGATATGATAATCGTATATCGCAAATCCTTTAAAAAAAAGAAAACGATTAAACTGCAAGCTAGAGCACCTACCAATCCAGAAGAAGATACCGAATCTAGAGCTGCTGAAATGTATTTTGACTGGTTATATGCAATCTCAAATGTAATATTCGGGTATTCAAAATTTGTTACTTCTTGTTCCAAAAGTCTACAAACTTCTAAAATATTCGCACTACTATTTTTTTTAATTTGTATACTAACATTTTCTGCCCCCTTCTCTCGACTTAAATCTGATAGGTCACGCTCACCATCATAAATATCACTAATATCCGTTATACGTACTACTTTCCTACCTTTGCCTACGACAAAATTAATATTGCGTAAGTCTTGAATTGACTCGATTCTATTTTTTAATCTCAATTCATTTTCTTTTTCTGGTGAATTGATTAACTTTCCTAAATAGATATCACGATTGATATTTTTGATTTCATCCATGACGTTACTAGGAGTTAACCCAGTTGACAGCAGCCTTCCCTTATCGACATCAACACGAATTTCTCTGTATCGCCCTCCAATCACGATAACTTCCCCCACTCCAGGAATTCGCTCGAGAATTGTTTTTAACTTTTTTTCTGAAATTTCTCTAAGTTCTTTAAGACTTAAGACCTTCGAAGTCAATCGGATCGTAAATACAGGTTTGTCTTCCGGATTAAACCTAACGACATAAGGTTCTTCTACTTCTCTTGGGAAATTATACCTTACTAACTCGACTTTTGATTTTAGTTCGACTGATTTATATTTAATAGGCTCTTCAGAATTAAAAAAAATTGTGATCTTGGACTCTCCTTCTTCAGAGCTTGATAAAATTTTCTCAACACCACCAACTCCCACAATTTGTTTTTCAATTGGCTTAGTAATGAGTTCTTCGATTCTAGAGGGTGAATTCCCCGGGTATCGAGTGATGATGGACAAGATATTTGATTCTTTTTTTGGCATTAATTCGTATTTTAAGTTTCTATACGAAGCAATACCAAAACCTAACAAAGCTACAACGAACATTGTTACTGTTATTTTTCTTTTAACGATGGTAACAAGAAGGTTGTTCAACTATTTCTCCATTAGTCCTTTTTCTATCATAACCTTACTAATGATAGGTATGAAAAATAAACTGATTACAGTTGAGAATATCAGTCCTCCAAAAATTGAGGCAGCTAAAGACCTCTGAGAAGTTGAACCACTAAAGGAAAACAAGAGTGGAAGCAATCCAAGAATTGATGTAAGAGTGGTTGTTAAAATTGGGATAAGCCTATCTTTAGCACCTTCAACAATCAACTTTTCTGTATTTTTAAAATTTGATTTTTCATCTCTATAAAATTCTACTATTAATATCGCATTATTGACAACGATCCCTGCCAAAAGAATGGAACCAAGTAGCGACATCATATTGATCGATTCATTAAATATAAAAAGAGAAGCAACTACACCAAATGCTGCCAGAAAAATGGAAAATAGAATTAATAAAGGTAACAAAAAACTTTCCATTGCAGCGGCAAGGGTCATATAAACTAAAATAATCGAAAACAGCAAAGCAATCCCTAACCCATTCACTGCGACATCCAAAATCTTTTTGTTTTCGCCAAACGCTACGGACGTACCATTTTCATTTAAATTCCCGACCCCTACAGCATCTCCCACTTTATTATAAGCACTGGAGATACTTTGGTCGTCAATTTCCATAGCAAGAAATCCAATTCGTTTTCCATTTTGGCGATTGAGAATTCGACTTGATTTTCTAGATTCAATAAATGCAAAATCTTTTAAAGGCACATATTTGTTTTCATCCACCTCAAAGTGAATGTCTTTTAGTTTGTCAATTCCGGTTCTTCCCTCTTGCCCAGATCGAATTAAAATTGGTATCTCTTCATCTTTTACTTTATAAAAAATAGTTTCATCGCCTTTGACTATTGTTTTTAAAGAATCCCCCACATCAGACGTTCGAAGCCCAAACGAAGCCAGTCGGTTTCTATCAAACGTAATTCTTACTTCATTTAATTCTTGGTCGAATGATGTTTGAATTTCCTTTGAACTAAAAATCTCCTTTAGTTTAATTTTTAATTTTAGAATTTCTGCGTTGATATCGTTATAATTCCCGCCTGTAACAACAACAGAGACTTGTTCAAATGAAAAAGGTAACACTTCTGATAAAATATCTGAGGATGATATGATTTTAATTTTCTGTTGTTCATCATCCATTTCTTTCAATCGTTCGATGAATTGGTCTTTTTTGGAAAAACTACTAAACCTAAAAAAAATCTCCGCACGGTTTAATCCGAATTCGGAAGTTGGGAACATAGTTAATTCTTTTTCCTCAAACCCGAGTTTTGAAAGAACATCTGCATTTTCATCAACGAGAATAGCTAACTTCTCGATATTCTGAACAACTTCTGATGTTTTCTGGATACGCGTACCATTTGGCAAAGTAAGTTTAATGTTCAAGTCCAAACGTTGGACCTTTGGCATAAGGTTGACCGAAATGATAGAAGCAAGGAGAGCAGCAAACAAAAGAGAACCAAAAGCAACCATTAAAACAACTTTCGGTTTCTCTAAAAACATTTTCAAAAAGAATACATATGTAGCTTCGATCTTAATGATTAAGTTTTTGCTAATATTCATCAAACGATCATTATTCTTAAATTTTGATGAAATCATTTTATTGAAAAAAGGAAGAAAGACTAAAGAAACCATCAAAGATGAGGCCAAACAAATACAAACACTGAGTGCAAAATCTTTAAAGATAATTCCTTCCAAACCATTGAGATAAAAATTTGGTAGAAAAACAACGATGGAAGTTAAGTTCGAAATTACTAAAGCAAATGCAATTTTTGACGCACCAATTTCAATTGCCAGGTGTTCATCTTTTGAATTCTTTTTTTCTTTATGAATGGACTCTAAAACAACGATTGATGAATCGACCATCAAACCAACTCCAACGGCGAGTCCACCTAATGACATTAAATTCAAGGACTGACCGATAAAGTGCATACAAATAAAAGAAACGAGTATTGATGTTGGAACTGAAAAAGTAATAAGGATTGCTTCTACCCAGGAGCCAGTAAAAATAGTAAGAATAATAAAACATATAACTACTGAAAGAATAATCGAACTAGCTAC
This region includes:
- a CDS encoding TolC family protein, coding for MIIPISIILPQAGEKLYLDVRKSEDVAIENSPELKLLGSQQRIKGLIVNENWRNYFPTASVSWFRNSNVVENESDSRSQRVSLNLDQVIYDGGRRKLALQAAMHDLDLSKYDLLLSINDLKFKTRNAYYTILSNKAQLELQERSIERQKEQLKFSQRELKLGDTTEVQVLQISNRLNEIQLQHKRTEIAYSTGLEEFKILLRLPSSSEVNLKDRIEDGYDFQFKTISEKDLVDLAFRSRVEFDRTKAAELQALSEHEIAKSYYIPTFSVGSYYASAGDRYEPRQREYGFNFKMSMALGANTVQDTSNYISRNQDTDRALTSSTTVGIYDNLQYKRKIAQSGIAAEQAKITRRQLDDIIRIEVHKALHNYNVTWESMLLADENADSFDKRLKIKQRQVEIGEVRRVDLAETEIFYLEAQKAKINTRVQFLLSVSQLEMAVGASLDSLNLIMQKKGKDE
- a CDS encoding efflux RND transporter permease subunit, with product MVKYFLRKTVTTTVCLVFILGIGAISFSKLKIELFPNITIPTITILTTYPNASIEEMELLVSKPIEEVVASAEGVDETFSETLEGMSIVKVRFRWGTDVDLATVLIREKLDLVKGALPIDVKKPIVLKFDPNDKPIVRIVAFPKSSDFKILRNFIKKNLIPIFEKTDGVATITLSGGLERRILVELDANRMKSYSVTPNEIQRQIASNNENIPSGNIIRGEDEVTVRTMGAFLNVGEIENLILKTSESGAPVYLNNVASVKDSFKDQTSICRRNLSECILVDVRKESGKNTVEVARNIQEVITEINDRFSDILELEIVEDRSDLILSSVKDVASSIILSVVICFIILTIFTGSWVEAILITFSVPTSILVSFICMHFIGQSLNLMSLGGLAVGVGLMVDSSIVVLESIHKEKKNSKDEHLAIEIGASKIAFALVISNLTSIVVFLPNFYLNGLEGIIFKDFALSVCICLASSLMVSLVFLPFFNKMISSKFKNNDRLMNISKNLIIKIEATYVFFLKMFLEKPKVVLMVAFGSLLFAALLASIISVNLMPKVQRLDLNIKLTLPNGTRIQKTSEVVQNIEKLAILVDENADVLSKLGFEEKELTMFPTSEFGLNRAEIFFRFSSFSKKDQFIERLKEMDDEQQKIKIISSSDILSEVLPFSFEQVSVVVTGGNYNDINAEILKLKIKLKEIFSSKEIQTSFDQELNEVRITFDRNRLASFGLRTSDVGDSLKTIVKGDETIFYKVKDEEIPILIRSGQEGRTGIDKLKDIHFEVDENKYVPLKDFAFIESRKSSRILNRQNGKRIGFLAMEIDDQSISSAYNKVGDAVGVGNLNENGTSVAFGENKKILDVAVNGLGIALLFSIILVYMTLAAAMESFLLPLLILFSIFLAAFGVVASLFIFNESINMMSLLGSILLAGIVVNNAILIVEFYRDEKSNFKNTEKLIVEGAKDRLIPILTTTLTSILGLLPLLFSFSGSTSQRSLAASIFGGLIFSTVISLFFIPIISKVMIEKGLMEK
- a CDS encoding efflux RND transporter permease subunit — protein: MNNLLVTIVKRKITVTMFVVALLGFGIASYRNLKYELMPKKESNILSIITRYPGNSPSRIEELITKPIEKQIVGVGGVEKILSSSEEGESKITIFFNSEEPIKYKSVELKSKVELVRYNFPREVEEPYVVRFNPEDKPVFTIRLTSKVLSLKELREISEKKLKTILERIPGVGEVIVIGGRYREIRVDVDKGRLLSTGLTPSNVMDEIKNINRDIYLGKLINSPEKENELRLKNRIESIQDLRNINFVVGKGRKVVRITDISDIYDGERDLSDLSREKGAENVSIQIKKNSSANILEVCRLLEQEVTNFEYPNITFEIAYNQSKYISAALDSVSSSGLVGALACSLIVFFFLKDLRYTIIISITIPIAVILSFVILDSLEKSLNIMTLAGLALGVGVLIDSSIVVIERINSNISNHVSDPIFLSIEELWKELLASSVTNIIVFIPLLYASADFKNNFLDLATSITACILIAYFLSLIFVPMLCSVVPEKWNFLNSDFFDQKKIPLAFLRSMKERYNVSIPFHRFKLIHPKMISLLVIIALGFVFMFFIRKEYVDFAGSREIMGSVELPTGTNLEATSRSVKLIEELISKNPYVEKVSTKVEKWHADLSIKLKKDLGGNSPDDIKNQLRSTTDEVKGVFVYYIDANAFGSNKELDIDLIGDDLEELKKLSREVADSVKELKETDQVVFRFRDGKEEIQLSLRQDKVALAGLTNQFIADFARTALQGSIPTKIFDRDREVDIRVRFRADDRRSVDDLTYSLIPVNDSKVSLIDLLETKRTKSDTRINRKNKRRMVTITANFKDISLSEYAGKAEAKLKAFPFPQNYYYDLGDAVKKLRKNQIEMFGFILFAVGLIYGTLAILFQSLRISFPIMLMVPINIAATTFFLFIFGQTYNVSTYIGFILLAGLSINNAIMIIENALRNEDSIPFPEKMKIAVINRKRAMRMTTLTTIFALIPGIFGSNEGSEFWRPMSLAVIFGMSFSYVSAIEIFPSLANFFVNFKLLVPRLSIRKSI
- a CDS encoding efflux RND transporter periplasmic adaptor subunit, whose protein sequence is MNNLRIILAISLLVINYCSDNKNEAAKKKKNTNRSVYTLEQSDKELTINLLGTVSHKNKAEVSSKVIGRIEKIFKEQGQKVNKGEALAKVETLNLELQLKKDEASVEIQNKQIDLTRAKYIQARQRIEKEVANIEKAKAEEAEAKANLENLKRTLNNKKDLFEIGGVSETELKGVETAMVSAETAYFKAQKNLLSIQVGYRPEDLKKNGFKVPTNPEALREAYVDYNTIVEKAELDMAIANLKATQANIETTKLLIKESTLLSPLDGKIAVRSLYVGETTKEGTPVFVLVDDSEVFLTFPVSEADIPKFQEGKYIEFSIDALGKEKKFKGKIVIVSPILDAQSRTAEIKVEFKNEAKKLKPGMFARGEFRYTLPDDGFLIPNNGIILSEDKKTGKVYIINKDKLAFSKEVSVISNEGDKFLITGPLNEGDSIVLGNLNGLSDGQPWDQ